From a region of the Trichoderma atroviride chromosome 6, complete sequence genome:
- a CDS encoding uncharacterized protein (BUSCO:EOG092D164Q), whose protein sequence is MIVRSCARCASRARVLRSKPSISPPRYQFRSYATPHGAPAAPIHSGNAGLLAPFVSELDRMAPSFDLRGDQIRILKTPTEFYETLKDRIQNAKKRIFLSTLYIGKSEKELIETLREALRQNPDLTLSILTDALRGTRESPNPSCASLLAPLVEEFGADRVEIRMYHTPNLTGLKKQYVPKRINEGWGLQHMKLYGVDDEIIMSGANLSMDYFTNRQDRYHLFSSKEVTDYFWKLYNGVSSFSFLVQPSKEDAAGFALTWPAKNSAPSPLEKPQSFVKSTTSTLQALISAPEKVPDSEFKDTRVYMLGQMSQVMRPDTSTELPILTRILERLSQPAYAGSSWTFTAGYFNPAPSLTKLLLNTASNNNIVITAAPEANGFYKSKGVSGLLPDAYVLLARRFLYAVQQRGREGDITLKEWRFGTTGQPGGWTYHAKGLWITMPGDVNPSMSIVGSSNYTKRSYSLDLEAGTLIVTRNEALKARLGEEQKWLQDHAAGVTMDDFTRNERRVSLKVRIAMWIVKVVGGAL, encoded by the exons ATGATTGTGCGCAGCTGCGCTCGTTGCGCCTCCAGAGCGCGAGTCCTCCGATCCAAGCCGAGCATTTCACCACCGCGATACCAGTTCAGAAGCTATGCGACACCCCATGGAGCTCCCGCAGCGCCAATTCACAGCGGAAATGCAGGGCTGCTGGCGCCGTTTGTGAGCGAATTGGATCGCATGGCGCCGAGTTTCGACCTTCGGGGCGACCAGATCCGGATATTGAAGACGCCGACGGAATTCTACGAGACGCTCAAG GATCGGATACAGAATGCGAAAAAGAGGATATTCCTGTCGACGCTGTACATTGGCAAGTCGGAAAAGGAGCTCATCGAGACGCTGCGAGAGGCGCTGAGGCAGAACCCTGACCTGACGCTCAGCATCTTGACGGATGCGCTGCGCGGCACTCGCGAGTCGCCGAACCCTTCATGTGCTTCGCTGCTTGCGCCGCTGGTGGAGGAGTTTGGGGCTGATCGAGTCGAGATACGGATGTATCATACGCCGAATCTGAcggggctgaagaagcagtaTGTGCCGAAGAGGATCAACGAGGGATGGGGATTGCAGCATATGAAGCTTTATGGCGTGGATGACGAGATTATCATGTCTGG GGCAAACTTATCGATGGATTACTTTACGAATCGACAGGATCGATATCACCTCTTCTCGTCCAAGGAGGTGACGGACTACTTTTGGAAGCTTTATAACGGCGTATCGTCGTTTAGTTTCCTTGTTCAGCCGTCAAAGGAAGATGCGGCAGGTTTTGCTCTTACATGGCCGGCAAAGAACTCTGCTCCGTCACCGCTGGAGAAGCCGCAGTCTTTTGTCAAGAGCACTACGTCTACGTTGCAGGCGTTGATATCTGCGCCTGAAAAAGTACCGGATAGCGAGTTTAAGGATACTCGGGTCTATATGCTCGGCCAGATGTCTCAGGTTATGCGGCCGGATACGTCGACGGAGCTTCCTATACTGACGCGGATTCTGGAGAGGTTGTCTCAGCCGGCGTATGCGGGATCGTCGTGGACGTTCACTGCAGGATATTTTAACCCTGCGCCATCATTAACAAAACTGCTGCTCAACACTGCTTCGAATAACAATATTGTCATTACAGCAGCGCCGGAAGCCAATGGCTTTTACAAGTCAAAGGGAGTTTCCGGATTATTGCCGGATGCATATGTGCTACTCGCACGCCGCTTCCTTTATGCCGTTCAGCAACGTGGTCGCGAGGGAGACATTACACTGAAAGAGTGGCGCTTCGGCACGACTGGCCAGCCCGGCGGGTGGACATATCACGCAAAGGGTCTGTGGATAACGATGCCTGGAGATGTCAACCCAAGCATGAGCATTGTGGGAAGCTCTAATTATACGAAACGGAGCTACTCACTCGACTTGGAGGCCGGAACGCTGATTGTGACTCGGAATGAGGCGTTGAAAGCGCGGttgggagaagagcagaagtGGCTGCAGGACCATGCGGCTGGAGTTACGATGGATGATTTTACGAGAAATGAGAGGAGGGTTAGTTTGAAGGTGCGGATTGCGATGTGGATTGTCAAGGTTGTGGGAGGCGCTTTGTGA
- a CDS encoding uncharacterized protein (EggNog:ENOG41), with product MSAHGRHALFGYPTAGPFEAPLRYMMKTKNRRWSATAPEGINNPEALWDTYWNRFNCIKIPVLDEDDFFNAAMEIAKVAKDKDDFERLFQETNKQRQDALLDTLKDASDKIGSGEQNIFPCRDAKRALSRACLTGCFQYFLRLVQGGVYGWEADEIEAEAEAEAEALRADEAELYDEDGVVHTSRSWMRWSIDDDSEYDSDYAVPGETHTMDDLEAWAARHPVVSGNGIMGASDSPNDKVRAKQQISAHARNETCPSEEGGTTVLRKQLEMSSIH from the exons ATGTCTGCACACGGGCGGCACGCTCTCTTCGGGTATCCGACGGCAGGGCCATTCGAAGCTCCCTTGAGATacatgatgaagacgaagaatcGCAGATGGAGTGCGACTGCGCCCGAGGGCATCAACAACCCGGAAGCCCTGTGGGATACATACTGGAATCGCTTCAACTGCATCAAAATCCCAGTCttggacgaagacgacttcTTCAACGCAGCCATGGAGATTGCGAAGGTCgcaaaggacaaggacgactTTGAGAGGCTATTCCAGGAAACGAACAAACAACGGCAGGATGCGCTGCTCGATACGCTCAAGGACGCCAGCGACAAGATTGGCAGCGGCGAGCAAAACATCTTCCCGTGCCGAGATGCCAAGAGGGCATTGTCTCGGGCCTGCCTGACGGGCTGTTTTCAGTACTTCCTACGGCTGGTGCAAGGCGGCGTCTATGGCTGGGAGGCGGACGAgatcgaggccgaggctgaagctgaagctgaagccctGCGTGCAGACGAGGCGGAATTGTATGATGAGGACGGCGTTGTGCATACTTCTAGAAGCTGGATGCGATGGTCGATCGATGACGATTCTGAATACGATTCGGATTATGCCGTGCCTGGTGAAACGCACACAATGGATGATCTCGAAGCCTGGGCTGCTCGGCATCCAGTCGTTTCGGGCAATGGTATCATGGGAGCGTCTGACTCTCCCAATGATAAAGTACGCGCCAAGCAGCAAATATCGGCACATGCGCGAAACGAAACATGTCCATCAGAGGAAGGCGGAACGACAGTGTTGAGAAAACAGTTG GAAATGAGTTCGATTCACTGA
- a CDS encoding uncharacterized protein (TransMembrane:7 (n5-15c19/20o29-46i58-78o90-111i132-149o155-173i185-203o209-231i)), whose protein sequence is MGNMLGILGVGTGVLASLAAVGFSPEVLTQFTGLAAIGAIAGMLIGKRITPTDLPQTVAALHSVVGLAAVLTSIGSVMGDISDLTTLHMVTAYLGVLIGGVTFTGSIVAFLKLAGRMSSRPKLLPGRHVINTGLLATNAATFGAFLTMAPGAPMIAAGALAANTALSFIKGYTTTSAIGGADMPVVITVLNAYSGFALVAEGFMLDNPLLTSVGALIGVSGSILSYIMCVAMNRSLTNVLFGGLGTPTQALEYKPEGQATETSVEDVADQLVNVESVIIVVGYGMAVAKAQYALSSIVQSLRSKGITVRFAIHPVAGRMPGQCNVLLAEASVPYDIVLEMDEINDDFPETDLVLVIGANDTVNPIAMEKGSSIEGMPVLHAWKAKQVIVMKRTLASGYADVPNPMFYMPNTKMLFGDAKVSCDAIKSAVESKL, encoded by the exons ATGGGTAACATGCTCGGTATTCTTGGTGTCGGCACTGGTGTATTGGCTAGTTTGGCTGCTGTGGGATTTTCCCCCGAGGTCTTGACGCAATTCACCGGACTCGCTGCCATAGGAGCCATTGCTG GCATGTTGATTGGAAAGAGAATTACGCCTACTGATTTGCCTCAAACTGTCGCTGCCTTGCATTCAGTTGTTGGTCTTGCAGCCGTTTTGACCAGCATTGGCAGTGTCATGGGCGATATTTCTGACCTCACCACTCTGCACATGGTAACTGCATACCTTGGTGTTCTGATTGGTGGTGTAACCTTTACCGGATCAATTGTTGCCTTCTTGAAGCTCGCAGGTCGCATGTCTTCTCGCCCCAAGCTCCTCCCTGGCCGACATGTTATCAACACTGGATTGCTGGCAACCAATGCCGCTACGTTTGGTGCTTTCCTTACCATGGCTCCTGGTGCTCCCATGATTGCTGCTGGGGCACTGGCAGCTAACACGGCGCTGAGTTTCATCAAGGGATACACGACAACTTCTGCAATTGGAGGCGCTGACATGCCCGTCGTCATCACCGTGTTGAACGCATACAGTGGCTTCGCTTTGGTGGCCGAAGGGTTCATGCTGGATAATCCTCTCTTGACGTCTGTGGGAGCCCTGATAGGCGTTTCTGGTTCTATTCTGTCATACATCATGTGCGTTGCCATGAACCGGTCTCTAACCAATGTCCTGTTTGGAGGCTTAGGAACTCCGACACAAGCCTTGGAGTACAAGCCAGAGGGTCAGGCGACTGAAACATCTGTAGAGGATGTTGCAGACCAGCTAGTGAACGTCGAATCCGTCATCATAGTCGTCGGATATGGAATGGCTGTCGCAAAGGCACAGTACGCGCTCTCGAGCATTGTCCAGTCGCTGCGGTCAAAGGGAATCACTGTCCGCTTCGCTATCCACCCAGTTGCTGGTCGCATGCCTGGGCAATGTAATGTGCTGTTGGCGGAAGCAAGCGTCCCCTACGATATCGTCCTGGAAATGGACGAGATCAACGATGACTTCCCCGAGACTGATCTGGTCTTGGTCATTGGTGCCAACGATACTGTGAACCCGATTGCCATGGAAAAAGGTAGTTCCATTGAGGGCATGCCAGTGTTGCATGCCTGGAAGGCCAAGCAAGTTATTGTGATGAAGCGCACGTTGGCCAGTGGTTATG CTGATGTGCCGAACCCGATGTTTTACATGCCAAACACCAAGATGTTGTTTGGCGATGCAAAGGTTTCTTGTGATG CTATCAAGTCAGCTGTAGAAAGCAAACTGTAG
- a CDS encoding uncharacterized protein (EggNog:ENOG41~TransMembrane:14 (i41-66o86-104i111-128o140-159i171-193o199-220i232-251o263-281i293-321o341-359i366-385o391-416i428-448o468-488i)) has product METSPAGQASLELREVNDTSPNPDQPTFEAVTTSITKRRRLLIVIFIVSSNMVQMISNMVGLAAGLEISKSLGYATGPGKANWAAASYPLTQGTFVLISGRLGAVYGHRHVLIGGAVWFVICSLANGFCKTFVTFNVVRALSGIGGALIMPNAVALISTTIPPGRSRNVTLGFFGASGPIGSYLGAIWAGIFIEYVDWTWIFFGMAILGTFVFGTLALLLSTDSPVDRKGKIDWIGAFLGTGGLIVFNVAWNQAPASGWETPFVSVLLVISIVMLLLFGVWGSRFSKNPIIPLGIWTAPSFTAVIFVVLFSFMSNGIFLWYMVAWLQLLRGKTILQFGLEWTPFGIVATIGTFIAAWLIPRLAVQWILAIGSAAILVANLLLATMPVQQMYWAQVFPATIFMAFCPDFVYVAAQIVASNSVKRSQQGVAASLIGTLNLYGNSLGLGFAGTIETQVNKYRVDQVLGFRAALYFGAGIALVATVLDMFLVRVVKDEREGWTDPADAVTITGTGFEGGLSTATERLRR; this is encoded by the exons ATGGAGACATCGCCTGCGGGACAAGCCTCGCTCGAGCTAAGGGAGGTGAACGACACCTCCCCCAATCCCGACCAGCCGACTTTCGAAGCCGTAACAACCAGCATAACGAAAAGACGCAGGTTACTGATAGTAATATTCATCGTATCTAGCAACATGGTCCAG ATGATATCCAACATGGTTGGACTCGCTGCGGGACTCGAGATAAGCAAATCACTGGGCTATGCAACTGGTCCTGGCAAAGCCAACTGGGCCGCCGCGTCCTACCC GCTGACGCAAGGCACCTTCGTTCTGATCAGCGGTCGCCTCGGTGCCGTCTACGGCCATCGACACGTCCTCATCGGCGGCGCCGTCTGGTTCGTCATTTGCTCGCTCGCAAACGGCTTCTGCAAGACGTTTGTCACTTTCAATGTTGTCCGTGCGCTGTCTGGCATCGGAGGAGCATTAATCATGCCAAACGCTGTTGCTCTAATCAGTACGACAATACCACCTGGAAGATCGCGGAATGTTACGCTGGGTTTTTTCGGGGCCTCGGGTCCTATTGGAAGCTACCTAGGTGCCATCTGGGCTGGTATTTTCATTGAATATGTGGATTGGACGTGGATATTCTTCGGCAT GGCAATCTTGGGGACATTCGTTTTCGGGACTCTGGCGTTACTTCTCTCAACCGACTCTCCTGTTGAccgaaaagggaaaatcgACTGGATCGGCGCCTTCCTTGGTACGGGCGGCCTGATTGTTTTCAACGTTGCTTGGAA CCAAGCACCAGCGAGCGGATGGGAAACGCCTTTCGTATCCGTCTTGCTCGTGATATCAATTGTCATGCTCCTTCTCTTTGGGGTCTGGGGGTCCAGGTTCAGCAAAAATCCCATCATACCACTCGGAATATGGACAGCACCATCCTTTACagccgtcatcttcgtcgttcTCTTTAGTTTCATGTCCAACGGCATCTTCCTCTGGTACATGGTAGCATGGCTTCAACTTCTGCGTGGCAAAACCATCCTCCAGTTTGGCCTTGAGTGGACTCCATTTGGGATTGTTGCAACGATCGGCACGTTCATCGCAGCATGGCTGATTCCACGCCTCGCTGTGCAATGGATATTGGCAATCGGTTCCGCTGCCATCTTGGTCGCGAATCTACTCTTGGCTACGATGCCGGTCCAGCAGATGTACTGGGCTCAGGTCTTCCCAGCGACGATCTTCATGGCCTTTTGTCCAGACTTTGTCTACGTTGCGGCGCAGATCGTGGCCAGCAACAGTGTCAAACGTAGCCAGCAAGGCGTTGCTGCATCTCTCATTGGCACGCTTAATTTGTATGGGAACAGTCTCGGTCTTGGATTTGCGGGGACGATAGAGACGCAGGTGAACAAATATCGGGTTGATCAAGTGCTTGGATTCAGGGCTGCATTGTATTTTGGAGCCGGCATCGCCTTGGTAGCGACCGTGCTAGACATGTTCTTGGTAAGGGTGGTAAAGGACGAGAGGGAGGGATGGACTGATCCGGCCGACGCGGTAACAATTACGGGGACAGGGTTTGAGGGAGGATTGTCGACGGCTACTGAGAGACTTCGACGGTGA
- a CDS encoding uncharacterized protein (TransMembrane:3 (o523-543i555-577o583-603i)) codes for MASSVLRPLATELYFSPTTASSSRFLRSRIQNVKPLVSCHRQWHASSGAQRQTAIVAAAAKSLALVRRDSPVPRVPALFPKAYSTDATTVVPPTTPYSQLTVGVPRETFPGERRVALTPTNVALLLKKGYSKVLVQRGAGAAAEFLDEAYEKAGATLVDSPDGVWSAADIVLKVRGPSNAEVNAIKKGQTVLSFLQPGQNKDLVEKIAARGATYFAMEMVPRISRAQVFDALSSMANIAGYKAVLEASNVFGRFLTGQVTAAGKIPPCKVLVIGAGVAGLSAIATARRMGAIVRGFDTRPAVREQIESLGAEFIEVDMHEDGSGAGGYAKEMSKEFIEAEMRLFKEQAREVDIIITTALIPGRPAPKLIKMDMLDVMKPGSVIVDLAAEAGGNCEATKAGEMITYNDVKVIGYTDLPSRLPTQSSTLYSNNITKLLLSMSPKENEFGIDLSDEVVRGAIVMQKGEILPPAPRPAPPPAPAKPAAAVVVEAVELTPWQKKTREVATVTAGMTTMLALGKFTGPLFMSNAFTFALASLIGYRVVWGVAPALHSPLMSVTNAISGMVGIGGLFVLGGGYLPETIPQTFGALSVLLAFVNVGGGFVITKRMLDMFKRPTDPP; via the exons ATGGCGTCCTCTGTGCTTCGCCCATTGGCCACTGAGCTCTACTTTTCGCCTACtactgcttcttcgtcgcgCTTCTTGCGCTCTCGAATCCAAA ATGTTAAGCCCTTGGTGAGTTGCCACCGCCAATGGCACGCCTCTTCGGGGGCACAGCGGCAGACTGCAATTGTCGCCGCGGCTGCAAAGTCCCTGGCGCTGGTTCGCCGTGACTCTCCGGTTCCACGAGTTCCCGCTCTTTTCCCAAAGGCTTACTCGACGGACGCGACCACCGTGGTGCCCCCCACGACTCCTTATAGCCAACTGACGGTTGGTGTGCCGCGGGAGACCTTTCCTGGGGAGCGCCGAGTCGCATTGACTCCAACCAATGTGGCTCTGCTCCTGAAGAAGGGATACTCCAAGGTCTTGGTCCAGCGCGGAGCTGGTGCTGCGGCTGAATTCTTGGATGAAGCCTATGAAAAAGCTGGCGCTACTCTTGTCGACTCCCCTGATGGTGTCTGGTCTGCAGCCGATATTGTTCTCAAGGTCCGAGGACCTTCAAACGCCGAGGTCAATGCCATTAAGAAAGGCCAAACGGTCCTCTCCTTCCTTCAGCCTGGCCAGAATAAAGATCTTGTTGAGAAGATTGCGGCCAGGGGCGCAACTTACTTTGCAATGGAAATGGTCCCCCGTATCTCTCGCGCTCAAGTTTTCGATGCCCTCAGTAGCATGGCCAATATTGCCGGCTACAAGGCTGTCCTGGAAGCATCCAATGTCTTTGGTCGATTCTTGACCGGCCAAGTCACGGCTGCTGGCAAGATTCCGCCCTGTAAAGTTCTGGTCATTGGAGCTGGTGTAGCTGGTCTCAGCGCAATCGCAACTGCTCGTCGAATGGGTGCCATTGTTCGCGGATTTGATACTCGTCCCGCGGTCAGAGAGCAGATTGAGTCTCTCGGCGCTGAATTCATCGAAGTCGACATGCATGAAGACGGCTCTGGTGCGGGAGGCTATGCCAAGGAGATGAGCAAGGAGTTTATCGAAGCCGAAATGCGACTTTTCAAGGAACAAGCCAGGGAAGTGGACATTATCATTACTACGGCTCTGATTCCCGGAAGGCCCGCCCCGAAACTTATTAAAATGGATATGCTCGATGTCATGAAACCCGGAAGTGTTATTGTTGATCTCgcggctgaggctggcggcAATTGTGAGGCCACCAAAGCAGGCGAAATGATAACTTACAATGATGTCAAGGTTATCG GATATACTGATCTCCCGTCTCGCTTGCCGACCCAATCGTCGACTCTCTACTCAAacaacatcaccaagctcTTACTCTCAATGTCACCCAAAGAAAACGAATTTGGAATTGACCTGTCTGACGAGGTTGTCAGAGGCGCCATTGTCATGCAAAAGGGAGAAATCCTGCCGCCCGCTCCTCGCCCTGcccctcctccagcaccagccaaaCCCGCAGCCGCCGTTGTAGTTGAAGCTGTAGAACTCACTCCTTGGCAGAAAAAGACTCGCGAGGTGGCTACTGTGACTGCCGGAATGACAACCATGCTTGCTCTTGGAAAGTTCACCGGGCCTCTGTTCATGTCTAATGCATTCACCTTTGCTCTGGCTAGCTTGATCGGTTATCGCGTCGTCTGGGGCGTGGCGCCCGCGCTACACTCTCCGTTGATGAGCGTGACAAACGCGATTTCTGGCATGGTTGGTATTGGCGGTCTGTTCGTTCTCGGTGGAGGCTACTTGCCCGAGACAATTCCTCAAACCTTTGGCGCCCTCAGCGTGTTGCTGGCCTTTGTGAATGTTGGTGGTGGCTTCGTCATCACCAAACGAATGCTCGACATGTTCAAAC GACCTACTGACCCCCCCTGA
- a CDS encoding uncharacterized protein (EggNog:ENOG41): MLKLPQPVEQANCSGSNDIKRLLTEYGGTEKLKVVQVDIPEIDDDEALVKVHTAGLIWMERYWQLYEKDGTYKTPTPEKDYSGVIVKVGSKVPEGLEVGTKVMVLVTKAFSSKQSTDGGMPEYAKAHFSKMIPKPQSISYAEAALVLLSALTAWQDGWARVIATAASEQSFKLLKSFGVDQVINYKEAKLESAVALENVNVVFNAIGNEVTKQALEVVSEDGIIINIVDTTAGDLSKDSVRDGFRKRFFRKEEGPGL, from the exons ATGCTCAAGTTACCTCAACCAGTAGAGCAGGCTAATT GTTCGGGATCCAACGACATCAAAAGACTTCTCACAGAATACGGCGGCaccgagaagctcaaggtcgTCCAGGTAGACATACCAGAGatcgatgatgacgaagccCTTGTCAAAGTCCACACTGCAGGTCTTATTTGGATGGAGCGCTACTGGCAGCTCTACGAGAAGGACGGTACGTATAAGACCCCTACCCCTGAAAAGGACTACTCTGGGGTTATAGTAAAGGTGGGCTCAAAAGTACCGGAGGGCCTTGAAGTCGGCACTAAAGTTATGGTCCTTGTAACCAAGGCCTTCTCTAGCAAGCAAAGCACGGACGGCGGCATGCCTGAATATGCCAAGGCTCATTTCTCTAAAATGATCCCCAAGCCTCAGAGTATAAGCTACGCTGAGGCTGCATTGGTGCTACTTTCCGCTCTTACCGCATG GCAAGATGGTTGGGCTCGAGTTATCGCTACGGCCGCGTCTGAACAAAGTTTCAAGCTCCTCAAGTCGTTTGGCGTAGACCAGGTTATAAACTACAAAGAGGCTAAGCTAGAGTCTGCTGTTGCTTTAGAGAATGTCAATGTCGTTTTCAACGCGATAGGCAATGAAGTGACGAAGCAGGCCCTGGAAGTTGTTAGCGAAGACGGCATAATTATTAACATCGTGGACACAACGGCCGGGGATCTGAGCAAGGATTCTGTGAGGGATGGCTTTCGGAAACGTTTCTTTAGGAAGGAGGAGGGGCCTGGTCTATGA
- a CDS encoding uncharacterized protein (BUSCO:EOG092D444G): MASIAASLRAARPVAMRFAPRAAPMARLAMPFRSFSSTRLSLARKYTKDHEWIDLSADRKTGVIGISEYAAEQLGDVVYVELPPAGEWTDQGDSIGAVESVKSASDINAPVRCKVTHTNALLEEKPATINQVPEDDSAGGGWIVKVEVDEEGAAQFDELLDAEAYKAFTSE, from the exons ATGGCCTCAATTGCTGCCTCCCTGCGCGCTGCCCGCCCCGTGGCCATGCGCTTTGCACCCCGCGCTGCCCCGATGGCTCGACTGGCGATGCCCTTTAGAAGCTTTTCCAGCACCCGCCTGA GCCTCGCCCGCAAATACACCAAGGACCACGAGTGGATCGACCTCTCGGCCGACCGCAAGACCGGCGTCATTGGCATCTCAGAGTACGCCGCCGAGCAGCTGGGCGACGTCGTCTACGTCGAGCTGCCCCCCGCGGGCGAATGGACCGACCAGGGCGACTCCATCGGCGCCGTCGAGTCCGTCAAGAGCGCCAGCGACATCAACGCGCCCGTCCGCTGCAAGGTCACCCACACAAACGCCctgctggaggagaagcccGCCACGATCAACCAGGTGCCCGAGGACGACAgcgccggcggcggctggaTTGTCAAGGTCGAGGTGGACGAGGAGGGCGCGGCGCAGTTtgacgagctgctggatgccgAGGCGTACAAGGCGTTTACGTCCGAGTAA
- a CDS encoding uncharacterized protein (EggNog:ENOG41), with amino-acid sequence MQPRIMPRPDLSRLGVKYRRIPVLTIGRDVYLDTRHIMTKLSELEPGKGARLSVATTPEQKALQRLFQVFMIDSGFGRCFVQLILYKTRGMMDPEFVKDRTEFMSGAGFFPPEALEAMRPDTIRRVKDGFEFLEQTLLSDGRDWLLGTAGPTVGDIEMAWPLLWMERVPGARPEEWISEAKFPKVFAWMERFKSTAQKAVDELGELRTLTGEEAAKLILGSDYHEADGQIDETDVVVQHQKLKKGQLVKMWPTDTGSNHKDVGELVSVSDKEVVIEAKAEDGGLVRIHAQRHGFAVAPYEE; translated from the coding sequence ATGCAACCGCGAATAATGCCCCGGCCTGATCTCAGCCGTTTGGGCGTCAAATATAGACGCATCCCTGTTCTCACCATTGGCAGAGACGTCTATCTAGATACGCGGCACATTATGACAAAGCTCAGCGAATTGGAGCCAGGAAAAGGCGCTCGCCTCTCTGTTGCCACAACTCCCGAGCAAAAGGCACTGCAACGTCTTTTCCAGGTATTCATGATTGATTCTGGCTTTGGCAGATGCTTCGTGCAGTTGATTTTGTATAAGACGAGAGGTATGATGGATCCGGAGTTTGTTAAAGACCGCACCGAGTTCATGAGCGGCGCGGGGTTTTTCCCGCCTGAAGCTTTGGAGGCGATGAGGCCAGATACCATACGAAGGGTAAAAGATGGATTTGAGTTTTTAGAACAAACATTGTTATCTGATGGGAGGGATTGGCTGCTTGGGACGGCAGGGCCGACTGTTGGTGATATTGAAATGGCTTGGCCGCTGCTGTGGATGGAGAGAGTGCCTGGAGCGAGACCAGAAGAGTGGATTTCGGAAGCTAAATTTCCCAAAGTGTTCGCCTGGATGGAAAGATTTAAGAGCACTGCGCAAAAGGCAGTAGACGAATTGGGGGAACTGAGGACATTGAccggagaagaagccgcaAAGTTGATACTGGGCTCGGACTATCATGAAGCGGATGGACAGATTGACGAGACGGATGTGGTGGTTCAACACCAGAAACTGAAGAAGGGGCAGCTTGTGAAGATGTGGCCGACAGATACTGGATCGAATCATAAAGATGTGGGGGAGCTGGTGAGTGTTAGTGATAAGGAGGTGGTTATTGAGGCAAAGGCAGAGGATGGCGGGTTGGTGAGGATTCATGCTCAGAGACATGGGTTTGCTGTTGCGCCTTATGAGGAGTAA